The following are encoded together in the Candidatus Atribacteria bacterium genome:
- a CDS encoding 4Fe-4S dicluster domain-containing protein → MATPMGFELLKQLFRKPATNVFPLTYYPDSILNLLEKVRKGEVKIHPPVEIPKNFRGKIVYDKDKCIGCKLCIKVCPSEAIEFIPENKKIKIHIDHCIFCSQCNDICPKDCLNMSEEFLLADTDRLSSKLLVE, encoded by the coding sequence ATGGCAACACCAATGGGATTTGAACTGTTAAAACAGTTATTTAGAAAACCAGCTACCAACGTATTTCCCTTGACTTATTATCCTGATTCGATATTAAACTTATTGGAAAAAGTGAGAAAGGGAGAAGTAAAGATACACCCTCCCGTGGAAATACCTAAAAATTTTAGAGGGAAGATAGTTTATGATAAGGATAAATGCATTGGATGTAAATTATGTATTAAAGTATGTCCTTCTGAAGCAATAGAATTTATTCCCGAAAATAAGAAGATTAAAATTCATATCGATCATTGTATTTTCTGTTCCCAATGTAATGATATATGTCCCAAAGATTGTTTAAATATGAGCGAAGAATTTCTGCTTGCAGATACCGATAGGTTATCGTCTAAATTACTTGTAGAGTAA